CGATTCCAGCCAGCAGAAGCCGGACGATCCGGTGGCGCGGCTGCGCGACCGGGCCGAGAATATGGCGGCGACGGCCGGGTCCATGAAGAAGATCGCGGATGCCGCCGATCCGCTCTACAAGACACTCGATGACGGCCAGAAGCGTCGGCTCGCCGTTCTGACCCGCATGGACCGGTTCGGGGGCAGGGAGGGCTGGCGCCATCACCGGTTCGAGCGCGAAACGGACATGGATCGCGACTACGGCCGCGAGCGCGGCTACGACCGCGACCGCTATGACCGGGATGGCGGCCCGGACCGGAGCGGCCCCGAACGGCTCTGACGCGCCCCTGCCAGGGGCCTGATCCGAACATCGGCAGAAGCCGCTGAAATCCAGCGGCTTTTTGCCGTTCCGGCGATCTGCCAAAGCCCCGGGAAAAGTCGTCCCGGCTTGCTGGACATCCGAAGGTCGCTTTGCTAAACGACGCCCTCTCGCGAAGGCTTTTCCGGACCTTAAGCATCCGGGCGCATAGCTCAGTTGGTAGAGCAGCTGACTCTTAATC
This portion of the Bradyrhizobium sp. AZCC 2262 genome encodes:
- a CDS encoding Spy/CpxP family protein refolding chaperone; translated protein: MRNFAIAAVAVLAIAGSTAVYAQHRHWGGPGFSRMNPEDRAAYADARIAAVHAGLKLTADQEKLWPPVEAAIKEFAKLRIDRANARMNPPKDDSSQQKPDDPVARLRDRAENMAATAGSMKKIADAADPLYKTLDDGQKRRLAVLTRMDRFGGREGWRHHRFERETDMDRDYGRERGYDRDRYDRDGGPDRSGPERL